A stretch of Nonomuraea africana DNA encodes these proteins:
- a CDS encoding CobW family GTP-binding protein: MPTPVVLVAGLHAGARAAAVDRLLQEHQGAVALHHDLRAVTTGRVSRLVRDRFRVLDLTEIRLAHGCVTCTVREDLLPQLVRHAATAAPLIVDLWDSVEPRSVAEALDPELFALTCVLTALDAEHLPHDLSRGEPLARSGRHAAAGDERHLAEVLARQIEYGTALYLHGSDEDDVELSTAVLGHLAPHTPVLHDALPPVTGAALCPQELADRVDPATAQLPSEATTDEIVTVVWNRRGPLHPGRFFDAVDELVTESVRSRGRFWLATRRDRMLAWDAVAGVVSVEDAGPWLAALPEAAWELTSPARRTAAALDWDPVFGDRVQHLVFTGPDLDRERFHALLDSCLLTQGESVPCDDPFAHVLDLREIA; this comes from the coding sequence GTGCCGACACCCGTCGTCCTCGTCGCGGGCCTGCATGCGGGCGCCCGCGCCGCCGCCGTGGATCGACTGCTCCAGGAACATCAGGGGGCGGTCGCCCTCCACCACGACCTGCGCGCCGTCACCACCGGCCGGGTCAGCAGGCTCGTCCGCGACCGCTTCCGCGTGCTCGACCTGACCGAGATCCGCCTGGCCCACGGCTGCGTCACGTGCACCGTCCGCGAAGACCTGCTCCCCCAGCTCGTACGGCACGCCGCCACGGCCGCCCCGCTGATCGTCGACCTGTGGGACTCCGTCGAGCCCCGCTCGGTGGCCGAGGCGCTCGACCCCGAGCTGTTCGCCCTGACCTGCGTCCTGACCGCGCTGGACGCCGAGCACCTGCCGCACGACCTCAGCAGGGGCGAACCCCTCGCCAGGTCGGGCAGGCACGCGGCGGCGGGCGACGAGCGCCACCTGGCCGAGGTGCTGGCCCGCCAGATCGAGTACGGCACCGCGCTGTACCTGCACGGCTCCGACGAGGACGACGTCGAGCTCTCGACGGCCGTGCTCGGCCACCTGGCCCCGCACACCCCCGTCCTGCACGACGCGCTTCCCCCGGTGACCGGCGCGGCGCTGTGCCCGCAGGAGCTGGCCGACCGCGTCGACCCCGCCACCGCCCAGCTGCCCAGCGAGGCCACGACCGACGAGATCGTCACCGTCGTCTGGAACCGGCGCGGGCCGCTGCACCCCGGCCGCTTCTTCGACGCCGTGGACGAGCTGGTCACCGAGTCGGTCCGGTCGCGCGGCAGGTTCTGGCTGGCCACCAGGAGGGACCGGATGCTCGCCTGGGACGCGGTCGCGGGCGTGGTCTCGGTGGAGGACGCCGGGCCGTGGCTGGCCGCCCTTCCCGAGGCCGCGTGGGAGCTGACCTCGCCGGCCCGCCGTACGGCCGCCGCCCTCGACTGGGACCCGGTCTTCGGCGACCGCGTGCAGCACCTCGTCTTCACCGGGCCCGACCTCGACCGCGAGCGCTTCCACGCGCTGCTCGACTCGTGCCTGCTCACCCAGGGGGAGTCCGTCCCCTGTGACGATCCGTTCGCCCACGTCCTCGACCTGAGGGAGATCGCATGA
- the rpmB gene encoding 50S ribosomal protein L28, protein MSAVCQLTGTKPVFGNNVSHSHRRTRRRWNPNIQHHRYWLPSENRFVRLTLSARAIRTVDKIGVERAVARIRARGERV, encoded by the coding sequence ATGTCGGCCGTGTGTCAGCTCACCGGGACCAAACCGGTCTTCGGCAACAACGTCTCGCACTCCCACCGGCGCACCCGGCGCCGCTGGAACCCCAACATCCAGCACCATCGCTATTGGCTCCCCAGCGAGAACCGGTTCGTCCGGCTCACGCTGAGCGCCCGAGCGATCAGGACCGTGGACAAGATCGGTGTGGAACGGGCCGTCGCCCGCATCCGCGCCAGAGGAGAGAGGGTCTGA
- the rpsN gene encoding 30S ribosomal protein S14 has translation MAKKSKIAANERRKSVVARHAVRRAELKELIRTGDPEQRVAAARELSRQPRDASATRIRNRDSVDGRPRGHLSRFGLSRVRFREMAHRGELPGITKASW, from the coding sequence ATGGCCAAGAAGAGCAAGATCGCCGCCAACGAGCGCAGGAAGTCCGTCGTCGCCCGCCACGCCGTTCGCCGCGCCGAGCTCAAGGAGCTCATCCGCACCGGCGACCCCGAGCAGCGGGTCGCGGCGGCTCGCGAGCTGTCCCGCCAGCCGCGCGACGCGAGCGCCACCAGGATCCGCAACCGCGACTCCGTGGACGGCAGGCCGCGCGGGCACCTGAGCAGGTTCGGCCTCTCGCGGGTGCGGTTCAGGGAGATGGCGCACCGCGGCGAGCTGCCCGGCATCACGAAGGCGAGCTGGTAG
- the rpmF gene encoding 50S ribosomal protein L32 encodes MAVPKRKTSRANTRHRRAQWKAARPDLVPITVAGRELLVPRRLIRAYRRGLL; translated from the coding sequence ATGGCCGTTCCCAAGCGGAAGACCTCCCGTGCCAACACCCGTCACCGCCGCGCCCAGTGGAAGGCCGCCAGGCCCGACCTGGTCCCGATCACGGTGGCGGGCCGCGAGCTGCTGGTTCCCCGCCGCCTGATCCGCGCCTACCGGCGCGGCCTCCTCTGA
- a CDS encoding DUF5996 family protein gives MELFPAIPYEDWLDTKDTVHRFAQIVGKVRLAVSTRRNHWWNVPFHLTGRGLTTRPMGLPEPFSIDFDLVRHRLVVDKADGRCAEFSLIGLSVADFYANLFQLLDDLGIGVEILAVPYDLTDRTPFAQDTKHAAYDPALVTRYWTVLSQVGQVLERYAADFTGKTSPVHHFWHTFDIAVTRFTGRVVSVSRESDSVTREAYSWEVISAGFWFGDEERPWPAFYSYTAPEPEGLDTRPLWPDQAVWFPSRGSHLAILKYDDARLSDDPVATVLGFLESAYQAGAELTGCDAALVPRIEGVTDPYLEES, from the coding sequence ATGGAGCTGTTTCCCGCCATTCCCTACGAGGACTGGCTCGACACCAAGGACACCGTCCACAGGTTCGCGCAGATCGTGGGGAAGGTACGGCTGGCCGTCAGCACGCGGCGCAACCACTGGTGGAACGTGCCCTTCCACCTCACCGGGCGTGGCCTGACGACCAGGCCCATGGGCCTGCCCGAGCCGTTCAGCATCGACTTCGACCTGGTCAGGCATCGGCTGGTGGTCGACAAGGCGGACGGGCGCTGCGCGGAGTTCTCGCTGATCGGACTGTCGGTGGCGGACTTCTACGCCAACCTCTTCCAGCTTCTCGACGATCTCGGGATAGGGGTGGAGATCCTCGCGGTGCCATACGACCTGACGGACCGCACCCCGTTCGCGCAGGACACCAAGCACGCGGCCTACGACCCCGCGCTGGTCACCCGCTACTGGACGGTCCTGTCGCAGGTCGGGCAGGTGCTGGAGCGCTACGCCGCCGACTTCACCGGGAAGACCAGCCCCGTCCACCACTTCTGGCACACCTTCGACATCGCGGTCACGCGCTTCACCGGCAGGGTGGTGAGCGTCTCGCGCGAGAGCGACTCCGTCACCAGGGAGGCCTACAGCTGGGAGGTGATCAGCGCTGGGTTCTGGTTCGGCGACGAGGAGCGGCCGTGGCCCGCGTTCTACTCCTACACCGCGCCCGAGCCCGAGGGCCTGGACACGCGCCCGCTCTGGCCCGACCAGGCGGTCTGGTTTCCGTCGAGAGGCAGCCACCTCGCGATCCTGAAGTACGACGACGCCAGGCTGAGTGACGACCCCGTGGCCACCGTGCTCGGCTTCCTGGAGAGCGCCTACCAGGCGGGCGCGGAGCTGACCGGCTGCGACGCGGCGCTGGTGCCGAGGATCGAGGGTGTCACCGACCCCTATCTCGAGGAGTCATGA
- the rpsR gene encoding 30S ribosomal protein S18 → MKPRRPPRKKSNPLEHVGFVDYKDTDLLRKFISDRGKIRSRRVTGVTVQQQRQLARAIKNAREMALLPYATRQRS, encoded by the coding sequence ATGAAGCCGCGCCGTCCGCCGAGGAAGAAGAGCAACCCGCTGGAGCACGTCGGGTTCGTCGACTACAAGGACACCGACCTGCTGCGGAAGTTCATCTCGGACAGGGGGAAGATCCGCAGCAGGAGGGTGACGGGGGTGACGGTCCAGCAGCAGCGGCAGCTGGCCAGGGCGATCAAGAACGCCAGGGAGATGGCGCTGCTGCCGTACGCCACCAGGCAGCGGTCATGA